GATCCCCAGGATGGGGAAGAGCGGCACGAACGGCGTCTTGAACGGCCGCGGGCGGTTCGGCTCCTTCACGCGCAGGTACCACACGCCGCCGCACACGATGCAGAAGGCCAGCAGCGTGCCGATCGACACCAGGTGCCCCAGCTCCGACACGTCGAAGAAGCCGGCCAGCAGCGCGCACACCGTGCCCACCAGCGCGCTGCTGATGTGCGGCGTGCGGAAGCGCGGGTGAAGGCGGCTGAACAGCGGCGGAAGGAGCCCGTCGCGCGACATCGTGTAGAAGATGCGCGGCTGGCTCATGAGCATCACCAGCATCACGGACGAGAGACCGGCGATCGCGCCGATCTTGATCCACGGCGCCAGCCAGGTGTACCCCGTCGCGTCGATGGCCACCGCGATCGGCTCGCCCACGTTGAGGCGCGGGTACTCCACGATCCCCGTCATGATCCCCGACACCAGGATGTACAGCACGGTGCAGATGACCAGCGACCCCAGGATGCCGATGGGCATGTCCCGCTGCGGGTTCTTGGCTTCCTGCGCCGTGGTGGAGACCGCGTCGAAGCCGATGTAGGCGAAGAAGATGACGCCGCCCGCCGCGATGATGCCGTTGAAGCCGTACTGCCCGGGGCCCGTGCTGGTGGGGATGAACGGCGTCCAGTGGTCCACCGACTGGCCCCAGTGCGTGAGCACGTAGTAGCCGCCCGCCAGGATGAACGCCGCCACCACGCCCAGCTTGATGGCCACCGCCGCGTTGTTGAAGCGGGCGGACTCCTTGATGCCGATCACCAGCAGCACCGTCACCGCGAAGATGCCGAGCGCGGCGATCACGTTGAAGCCGCCGTTCGCCTGCGGCAGGGTGTTGATGTCCACCCCCTGCTTGGAGAGCGACTCGGCCAGCGCCGCCGTCTTGCGCACCCACGTCTCCGAGCCTGGCGCCTGCACCAGCTCGCCCGTGGGGCTGGTGAGGTAGGGGGGAAGCTTGATCCCCAGGTCGTGCAGGAAGGAGTTGACGTACCCCGACCACCCCGCCGCCACCGTCGCCGCGCCGAACAGGTACTCCAGGATCAGGTCCCACCCGATGATCCACGCGATCAGCTCGCCCAGCGTGGCGTACCCGTAGGTGTACGCCGAGCCGGCGATGGGGATCATGGCCGCGAACTCTGCGTAGCACAGACCGGCGAAGACGCACGCGATCCCCGCGAAGACGAACGCCAGCACGATGGCGGGCCCCGCATGCTGCGCGGCCGCGGTGCCGGTGAGCACGAAGATGCCGGTTCCGATGATGGCCCCGATCCCCAGCGAGACCAGGTTCAGCGGTCCCAGCTCGCGTTTCAGCGCGTGCTCGCCCTCCGCGGTCGCGTCCGCCTGCAACTGGTCGATGTTCTTGCGGGCGAAATAGTTCATGGCTGCTCCGGTCTGGGCGGATCGGCGTCCGCCGTGGGGTTGGAAACGAGCGCGCCGGGACCGAGGGCGCGCGTACGAAGCGGTCCGGTGGGGGCCGCGTGTGGAGCCGGGGCTTCCGCGTGCTGCGTCACGGGGCGGAATGGGAGGGAGCGGGACGTGGCTTCGCTTGAAGTCGGCAATGTAACGCGCGTGTGGCGTGGGTTCAAGCGTTCGTTCGGACGGTTGGCCGCAATGTGTGCGCCGCGACGGTTGCGGCGGGGCGCGCGGGGGCGTACCATCCACGCGCTGCACCGGGGGCGATCCCGCCCCGCGTACGCCCTGCGCCCGCCGCTGATGCCGAGCCACGACCTCCTCGCCGTTCCCGAATCGCGCGCATTTCCGCTGCGGCGCGTCCTCCAGCGCCTCCTCGCGGCCCGCCGCGTGGTGCTGGTGACCCACGTGGGCGCGGACGGCGACGGCAGCGGCTCGCAGGCGGCCATGGCGGCGTGGCTGGAGTCGCGCGGCATCGAGGTGTCCATCGTCAACCCCACCCCCTTCCCGGACCTCTTCCGCTTCTGCCTGCACCGGCAGGACGTGGTGGCCGAGATGGGCACCCCCGAGGGCGAGGCCGCGCTCGCGGAGGCCGACCTCTTCGTCGTCCTGGACACCTCGGAGCCGCCGCGCGTGGGCGCCATGGCCGAGCACCTCCCGCCCGACCGCACGCTGGTGGTGGACCATCACCCCGCCGGCAGTGAGGTGGTGGGCGACACCGCCGTGCAGGACCCCTCCGCCGGCGCCACCGGCGAGATGGTGTACGACCTGATCACGCTGGCGGGTGACACCGTGCCGCACGCCTCGGCGCTGGGCGCGTACGTGGCCATCGTGAGCGACACCGGCTCCTTTCGCTACTCCAACACCACCCCGCGTATCCACGCGGTGGCCGCGGAGCTGCTGGGCCGCGGCATCGACACGGAGGTGGTGTACCGCCGCATGTTCGCCACGGCCCCGCTGCGCCGCCTGGAGCTGCTGCGCGAGGCGCTCGCCACCCTGCGCACGGACCCGGAGGCGCGCATCGCCTGGATGACGGTGCGCGCCGACACCGCCACGCGCCTGGGCGCCACCGGCGAGGACTTCGACGGCCTCATCGAGCACGTGCGCTCCATCGAGGGCACCGAGGTGGCGATGCTCTTTCGCGAGACGGGCGAGGGCGACACCAAGGTCTCCTTCCGCTCCAACGGCGCGGCGGACGTCAACCGCCTGGCGCGGCGCTTCGGCGGCGGCGGGCACGTGAAAGCCGCCGGCGCGCTGATCCCCGGCGGCATCGACGAGGTCGCCCCACCCGTCCTCGCCGCCGCCCGCAGCGCCGGCTGACAGGACGAAGGGGCGCCCCGCTGCAGCGGGCCGCCCCTTCGTCATCCATCCCTCCCGCGAGTCAGCGGTAGGGGTGTTCCTTGGCGTAGTTGTACGCGGTGTACGCGGCAATCAGGTGGCAGACCCACCCGAGCAGCCCGCCGGTTCCGATCCACATCCCCGGCGTCACGATCAGCCAGAAGAGCCCGCGCAGGAACTTGCCGTTGTAGATCTGCCCGATCCCAGGGATCAGGAGGCTCAGGAGAGCCGCAATTCGAGGATTTCTCACCGTGCCCTCGCCTTTCCAGGTGCGTGCGTAACCCGGCCTCTTCCGGGACCAGGTGCGTTACGGCGGCGGCGCGGGGGAAGTTTCGCCCCCACCCCCAGCGTCGCTCCGCGACGCATCCCCCTCCCCCAAAACTGCCTGGGGGAGGGGGCGGTTGCTTGCATCTGCCTGCATTGCCGCGATCCGGTAGCCCGTGTCCGCCGCCCCTCCGAACCCGTCGTTACCCCGAAACCCCGTAGGGGCCGCCCCACGTGGCTGCCCGTGCCCGCCGCCACACCGCCGCCCGCCACCCGCACCACCCAACCCAAACCCCCTCCCCCGGGCAGTATCGGGGGAGGGGGATGCGTCGCGGAGCGACGCTGGGGGTGGGGCCTACTCCACCTCCGACTCCAGATACGTGTACCCCGCCAGCCCGTCCACGTAGTCGGCGATGAAGCGGTTCGCCTGCGCCCGGGGCAGTCGCGCGTTCGCCACCTTTTTCCGGAACGTGGCGATCAGGTCCTGCGCGTTGAACTGCACGTAGTTCAGCACCTCGGTCACCGTGTCGCCGTGCACGAGGTCGCCGATCTCGTAGCCGCCCTCGGCCAGGCGGATGTGCACGGCGTTGGTGTCGCCGAACAGGTTGTGCAGGTCGCCCAGGATCTCCTGGTACGCGCCCGTCAAAAAGATCCCCAGGATGTACGGCTCGTCCGGGTGGAAGGTGTGCAGCTCGAGGGACGGCTTGGCCTTACGCCACCCCACGAAGCTGTCGATCTTGCCGTCCGAGTCGCAGGTCACGTCCTGCAGCGTGCCGCGCCGCGTGGGCTCCTCCCCCAGCCGGTGGATCGGCATGATGGGAAAGAGCTGGTCGATCGCCCACGAGTCCGGGAGCGACTGGAAGAGCGAGAAGTTGCAGAAGTAGCGGTCGATCAGCACCGACTCCAGCTCGGGGAGGATGTCCTCGTACTCCTCCGGGTCCTTGCGAGCCTCGTCGGCCACGCGGTTCATGATCGCCAGCCAGTAGCGCTCCGCCGCGGCCCGCTCCCGCAGCGACAGCGAGCCGCTGTTGAAGAAGAGCTGCATCTGCTGCTTGGCGAAGGAGGTGTCGTGGTACACCTCGCGGGTGTTGCGGACGCCCACCTCCTTCAGCGTCGCCGCAAGCTCCAGCACCAGCGCGTGCGCGTCCTCGTCCACGGGCTCGGGCTCGCCGGCCACCTGCGTCTCCAGGTCCACCACGTTGATCAGCAGCAGGGCATGGTGCGCGGTGAGGGCGCGCCCGCTCTCGCTGATCACGTGCGGCATGGGGATCTCGTTCTCGCGGCACGCCTCGGCCAGGCCGTAGATGATGTCGTTGGCGTACTCCTGCACGCTGTAGTTGACGCTGGCCGACGAGGTGGAGCGCGACCCGTCGTAGTCCACCCCCAGCCCGCCGCCCACGTCCACGTACTCGATCCCCACGCCGATGTTGCGCAGCTCCACATAGAAGCGCGCCACCTCCGCCATCCCCAGCTTGATGTTGCGGATGTCCGGGATCTGCGAGCCCAGGTGGAAGTGGATCAGCTTGAGCGTGTCCAGCCGCCCCGCCGCCTCCAGCTTGTCCAGCACGCGCACCACCTGCGACGCGTTGAGTCCGAACTTGCTCTTCTCCCCCGCCGTCTCGCTCCAGCGGCCGCTGCCGGTGGTGGTGAGCTTGATGCGCACGCCCAGCGTCGGCACCACGCCGATCTCGTCGGCCACGCGCAGCAGCGTCTCCACCTCGCTCAGCTTCTCGATGACGATGAGCACCTTGTGCCCCAGCTTCTGGCCCATCATGGCCAGGCGCATGAACTCCTCGTCCTTGTAGCCGTTGCACACGATCAGGTGGTCCGCGCTCTCGGTGAGGGCGAGCACGGCCTGCAGCTCCGGCTTGCTCCCCACCTCCAGCCCCACTCCGTGCGCCTTGCCGAACGCCACGATCTCTTCCACCACGTGGCGCTGCTGGTTCACCTTGATGGGGTAGACGGTGGTGTAGCCCCCTTCGTAGTCGAACTCCTTGATGGCGTGCTGAAAGCGCTCCGTAAGCGTCTCGATGCGGGTGCGCAGAATGTCCGAGAATCGCAGCAGGAGCGGAAGGCGCACCCCCTGCGCCTCCATGTCCATGGCGATCTCGAACAGGTCCAGCTCGCGCGCATCCTCGCGCGTGGGGCGCACGGCGACGTGCCCCTTGTCGTTGATCTCGAAGTAGCCGACCCCCCACCCCTCCACGTTGTAGAGCTCGCGGGAGTCCTCGATCGTCCAGTCGGTAGCCAGTGCGGCCTCCGGGGTTGGGAGCGTTGCGGTTTGTGCGTTGCGGGGGCGCAATTTGGACCCTCGCGCCCCGGAGCGAAAGACCCCGCCCCCGGCTTGTCCGCCGCGGGGGCCCCCCGCTACCTTTTCCGTCCGGCCCCGCGCCGCGCGGATGCCCGCTTCCGCGCAGTCCGAGCGGCCCTCCAGACCCCAGCCGAGATCGTTCCCCATGTACCGCGCACCGGACTTTTCGCAGCCGCGCTTCCAGTCCGCGCCCGAAGCACGCTTCGCCCCGGCGCCCGCCGACGGCGTCCTTCCGGAAGGCTTCTTCTCCACCACCAACCTCCCCACCTACGTGCACACCGGCGGGGAGTGGCGGCTCCCGCGTGACCCGCGCATGGACGCGGCCCTGGTGCTGGACCCGGACGGCGTGCCGCGGGTGCTGGAGGGGCGCTACGTGCGCGCCGGGCAGCAGGTGGCCATGGGGATGGCGGAGGACGGCTCCGAGGGGATCTTCGTGCACGTGGCCGGGCTCATGGGCGACCCGGACCAGGGACCCGAAGGCGAGTTCAAGTTCATGTCGTCCGAAGTGTCGCGCGAGAAGCCGACCGACTACGCGGAGATGGCGCGCATCCTGGTGGAGGAGAAGGAGCGCGGCGGCTGCTTCGTGTGGGTGGTGGGCCCCGCCGTGCTGCACTCGCGGGGGCGCGACACGCTGGCCTGGTTCATCCGCAACGGCTACGTGGGGGTGATGTTCGGCGGCAACGCGGTGGCGGTGCACGACATCGAGTCGGCCACCATGGGCACCACGCTGGGGATGAACTCGCGGGGGCTCCCCATGATCGGCGGGCACGGCTTCCACATGCGCGCCATCAACCGCGTGCGTGCGGCCGGCTCCATCCGCGCGGCGGTGGAGCAGGGGGTGGTGACGGAGGGGATCATGCACGCGCTGGTGACCTCCGGCGTCCCCTTCGTCCTCGCCGGCTCCATCCGCGACGACGGGCCGCTTCCCGACACGCTGACCGACGCCATCGTCTGCCAGGAGACGATGAAGGAGTACACGCGCCGCGCTACCGGCGTCATCATGATCGCCACGGCGCTGCACTCCATCGCCACGGGCAACATGCTGCCCTCGTACGTGTGGCGGGAGGACACGGGCGAGGTGCGCCCGCTGACCACCATCTGCGTGGACTCGTCGGAGTTCGTGGTCTCCAAGCTCAAGGACCGCGGCACCCACCAGGCGTTCGGCGTCATCACCAACGCGCAGGACTTCCTCCACGTGCTGCGCCACTACGTGGAGATCGAGGTCGCCTCGCGGCAGCCCGCCTGAGGTGCTTCCCCCCAACCCCCACCTCGCCGCCGCCCTGGCCGCGGCCGCGGAGCAGACGCCGCCCGAGCAGGTGGACCAGGTGTGGATCTTCCCGGCACGCTCCCTCGGCGCGCGGGAAAGCGGGCTGGCCGTCCTCGCCCTCTTCGCCGAGCCGGATGCGCGGGGACAGCGCCGCACCCTGCACACGCTCACCTACGAGGCCGAGGCGCTCAAGGGCGGCAAGACGCGCCGCGTGGACACGCGCCAGGAGGAAGGCACCGTCCCCCCGGACCGGCTGGACCGCATCGTGGACGGGATGGTGCGCCGGCTGGGCGGTGGCACCGAGACCCCCGAGGTGCGCGACGTGGGCGGCGACCCCGCCGCATGGGCCCGTCTGCTGGCCGAGCTCGCCGGGATGCTTGACCCCCGCTAACAAGAATGATTATCGTTGGGGTGCCGTGAAGTCGGCGAGCTTTCCCGCAAGGAGCCCAGCATGTCGGTAGCGACCCTCGATTCACCCCCGGCGGCCTCGCCGTACCTCCCACTCTTCCGGCGCTACCTGAAGCAGCAGGGGCTCCCGGTCACGCAGCAGCGCGAGGTGGTGGCCGACGTGGTGTTCAGCACCACCGAGCACCTCTCGGTCGAGGAGATCGAGGCGCGCCTCAGGGAGCGGGGCGAGCGCATCGGCAAGGCCACCATCTATCGCACCATGGAGATCCTGGTGCGGAGCGGACTGGTGGAGGACCACGACTTCGGCGACGGCTTCAAGCGTTACGAGCACCTCTTCGGCGGGCAGCCGGTGCACGACCACCTGGTGTGCACCCACTGCCGCAAGGTTACGGAGTTCCGCAGCCCGGAGCTGCTGCGCATCAAGGACGCCGTCTCGCGCGAGCACGGCTTTGCCCCCTCCCGCCATCGCCTGGAGATCCACGGCCTCTGCGCTGAGTGCCAGGAGCAGGGCGTGACGCTTTCGTACACGGGGCTTACCTGCCCGGCGTGGTAGGCTGACGGAAGTCTCACGCGGAGGCGCGGAGACGCGGGGAGAGTACGGAAGAGGGGAGGCCGCATTGGGACGCGGCCTCCTCTTCGTGCAGTTGACGCACGGGGGCGCACCCGTTCTTTTGCCCGGCCGATTCCATCGAACCCGAGCGCCGGACCCGATATGAGCAGCCAGCTTCCCGAAGCACTGAAGGACCTCCCCTGGGAGCTTCCCCGCAACTTCCTGGGCCTGGAGGGCGACGCCGCCGGGTGGGAGAACGCGGGGGTGGTGATCCTGCCGATCCCGTACGAGTCCACCGTGTCGTACCAGGGCGGAACCAAGCTGGGCCCCGCCGCCATCCTGGAGGCGTCGCGCTACATCGAGCTGTACGACCAGGAGCTGGACGGCGAGCCCGGCCCCGCCGTCGGCGTTTGCACTCTCCCCGCGATCCACCTCAGCTCCGCCGGCCCCGAGGCGGCCGTCCGCGAGCTGCGCGAGGCGTACGACACCATCCTCGCGGCCGCGGGGGACCGGCTGGTGATCGGCCTGGGCGGCGAGCACTCGATCTCCAGCGCCCCGGTACTGGCCAACGCCGCGCGACTGCAGGGCCGCCGTCTCTC
The nucleotide sequence above comes from Longimicrobium sp.. Encoded proteins:
- the speA gene encoding biosynthetic arginine decarboxylase → MRPRNAQTATLPTPEAALATDWTIEDSRELYNVEGWGVGYFEINDKGHVAVRPTREDARELDLFEIAMDMEAQGVRLPLLLRFSDILRTRIETLTERFQHAIKEFDYEGGYTTVYPIKVNQQRHVVEEIVAFGKAHGVGLEVGSKPELQAVLALTESADHLIVCNGYKDEEFMRLAMMGQKLGHKVLIVIEKLSEVETLLRVADEIGVVPTLGVRIKLTTTGSGRWSETAGEKSKFGLNASQVVRVLDKLEAAGRLDTLKLIHFHLGSQIPDIRNIKLGMAEVARFYVELRNIGVGIEYVDVGGGLGVDYDGSRSTSSASVNYSVQEYANDIIYGLAEACRENEIPMPHVISESGRALTAHHALLLINVVDLETQVAGEPEPVDEDAHALVLELAATLKEVGVRNTREVYHDTSFAKQQMQLFFNSGSLSLRERAAAERYWLAIMNRVADEARKDPEEYEDILPELESVLIDRYFCNFSLFQSLPDSWAIDQLFPIMPIHRLGEEPTRRGTLQDVTCDSDGKIDSFVGWRKAKPSLELHTFHPDEPYILGIFLTGAYQEILGDLHNLFGDTNAVHIRLAEGGYEIGDLVHGDTVTEVLNYVQFNAQDLIATFRKKVANARLPRAQANRFIADYVDGLAGYTYLESEVE
- a CDS encoding bifunctional oligoribonuclease/PAP phosphatase NrnA, whose product is MPSHDLLAVPESRAFPLRRVLQRLLAARRVVLVTHVGADGDGSGSQAAMAAWLESRGIEVSIVNPTPFPDLFRFCLHRQDVVAEMGTPEGEAALAEADLFVVLDTSEPPRVGAMAEHLPPDRTLVVDHHPAGSEVVGDTAVQDPSAGATGEMVYDLITLAGDTVPHASALGAYVAIVSDTGSFRYSNTTPRIHAVAAELLGRGIDTEVVYRRMFATAPLRRLELLREALATLRTDPEARIAWMTVRADTATRLGATGEDFDGLIEHVRSIEGTEVAMLFRETGEGDTKVSFRSNGAADVNRLARRFGGGGHVKAAGALIPGGIDEVAPPVLAAARSAG
- a CDS encoding Fur family transcriptional regulator; translated protein: MSVATLDSPPAASPYLPLFRRYLKQQGLPVTQQREVVADVVFSTTEHLSVEEIEARLRERGERIGKATIYRTMEILVRSGLVEDHDFGDGFKRYEHLFGGQPVHDHLVCTHCRKVTEFRSPELLRIKDAVSREHGFAPSRHRLEIHGLCAECQEQGVTLSYTGLTCPAW
- a CDS encoding amino acid permease, with translation MNYFARKNIDQLQADATAEGEHALKRELGPLNLVSLGIGAIIGTGIFVLTGTAAAQHAGPAIVLAFVFAGIACVFAGLCYAEFAAMIPIAGSAYTYGYATLGELIAWIIGWDLILEYLFGAATVAAGWSGYVNSFLHDLGIKLPPYLTSPTGELVQAPGSETWVRKTAALAESLSKQGVDINTLPQANGGFNVIAALGIFAVTVLLVIGIKESARFNNAAVAIKLGVVAAFILAGGYYVLTHWGQSVDHWTPFIPTSTGPGQYGFNGIIAAGGVIFFAYIGFDAVSTTAQEAKNPQRDMPIGILGSLVICTVLYILVSGIMTGIVEYPRLNVGEPIAVAIDATGYTWLAPWIKIGAIAGLSSVMLVMLMSQPRIFYTMSRDGLLPPLFSRLHPRFRTPHISSALVGTVCALLAGFFDVSELGHLVSIGTLLAFCIVCGGVWYLRVKEPNRPRPFKTPFVPLFPILGIASCLYLMTGLPREAWVRLFIWLAIGLLIYFLYGRINSVVQRTGDEAHGGLQEPPRPTFTDDKDGF
- a CDS encoding DUF5683 domain-containing protein encodes the protein MRNPRIAALLSLLIPGIGQIYNGKFLRGLFWLIVTPGMWIGTGGLLGWVCHLIAAYTAYNYAKEHPYR